A window from Balaenoptera musculus isolate JJ_BM4_2016_0621 chromosome 8, mBalMus1.pri.v3, whole genome shotgun sequence encodes these proteins:
- the DPF2 gene encoding zinc finger protein ubi-d4 isoform X5, with protein MAAVVENVVKLLGEQYYKDAMEQCHNYNARLCAERSVRLPFLDSQTGVAQSNCYIWMEKRHRGPGLASGQLYSYPARRWRKKRRAHPPEDPRLSFPSIKPDTDQTLKKEGLISQDGSSLEALLRTDPLEKRGAPDPRVDDDSLGEFPVTNSRARKRILEPDDFLDDLDDEDYEEDTPKRRGKGKSKGKGVGSARKKLDASILEDRDKPYACDICGKRYKNRPGLSYHYAHSHLAEEEGEDKEDSQPPTPVSQRSEEQKSKKGPDGLALPNNYCDFCLGDSKINKKTGQPEELVSCSDCGRSGHPSCLQFTPVMMAAVKTYRWQCIECKCCNICGTSENDDQLLFCDDCDRGYHMYCLTPSMSEPPEGSWSCHLCLDLLKEKASIYQNQNSS; from the exons ATGGCGGCTGTGGTGGAAAATGTAGTGAAGCT CCTTGGGGAGCAGTATTACAAAGATGCAATGGAGCAGTGCCACAATTACAATGCCCGCCTCTGTGCTGAGCGCAGCGTGCGCCTGCCTTTCTTGGACTCACAGACCGGAGTAGCACAGAGCAACTGTTATATCTGGATGGAAAAGCGACACCGGGGTCCAG GATTGGCCTCTGGGCAGCTGTACTCCTACCCTGCCCGGCGCTGGCGGAAAAAGCGGCGAGCCCACCCTCCTGAGGATCCAAGACTCTCTTTCCCATCTATTAAACCAG ACACAGACCAGACCCTGAAGAAGGAGGGGCTGATCTCTCAGGACGGCAGTAGTTTAGAGGCTCTGTTGCGCACCGACCCCCTGGAGAAGCGAGGCGCCCCAGATCCCCGAGTTGATGATGACAGCCTGGGCGAGTTTCCTGTGACGAACAGTCGAGCACGGAAG CGGATCCTAGAACCGGATGACTTCCTGGATGACCTCGATGATGAGGACTATGAAGAAGACACTCCCAAGCGTCGGGGCAAGGGGAAGTCCAAG GGTAAAGGTGTGGGCAGTGCCCGTAAGAAGCTGGACGCTTCCATCCTGGAGGATCGAGATAAACCCTATGCCTGTGACA TTTGTGGAAAACGTTACAAGAACCGACCAGGCCTCAGTTACCACTATGCCCACTCCCACTTGGCTGAGGAGGAGGGCGAGGACAAGGAAGACTCGCAGCCACCCACCCCGGTTTCCCAGAGGTCCGAGGAGCAGAAAT CCAAGAAGGGTCCCGATGGATTGGCCCTGCCCAACAACTACTGTGACTTCTGCCTGGGGGACTCCAAGATCAACAAGAAGACAGGACAGCCCGAGGAGCTGGTGTCCTGTTCTGACTGTGGCCGCTCAG GGCATCCGTCCTGCCTCCAGTTCACCCCCGTGATGATGGCAGCAGTGAAGACCTACCGCTGGCAGTGCATCGAGTGCAAGTGCTGCAACATCTGTGGCACCTCCGAGAACGAT GACCAGCTGCTCTTCTGTGATGACTGCGATCGTGGCTACCACATGTATTGTCTCACCCCGTCTATGTCTGAGCCTCCTGAAG GAAGTTGGAGCTGCCACTTGTGTCTGGACCTGCTGAAGGAGAAAGCTTCCATCTACCAGAATCAGAACTCCTCTTGA
- the DPF2 gene encoding zinc finger protein ubi-d4 isoform X3: MAAVVENVVKLLGEQYYKDAMEQCHNYNARLCAERSVRLPFLDSQTGVAQSNCYIWMEKRHRGPGLASGQLYSYPARRWRKKRRAHPPEDPRLSFPSIKPDTDQTLKKEGLISQDGSSLEALLRTDPLEKRGAPDPRVDDDSLGEFPVTNSRARKRILEPDDFLDDLDDEDYEEDTPKRRGKGKSKGKGVGSARKKLDASILEDRDKPYACDNSFKQKHTSKAPQRVCGKRYKNRPGLSYHYAHSHLAEEEGEDKEDSQPPTPVSQRSEEQKSKKGPDGLALPNNYCDFCLGDSKINKKTGQPEELVSCSDCGRSGHPSCLQFTPVMMAAVKTYRWQCIECKCCNICGTSENDDQLLFCDDCDRGYHMYCLTPSMSEPPEGSWSCHLCLDLLKEKASIYQNQNSS; encoded by the exons ATGGCGGCTGTGGTGGAAAATGTAGTGAAGCT CCTTGGGGAGCAGTATTACAAAGATGCAATGGAGCAGTGCCACAATTACAATGCCCGCCTCTGTGCTGAGCGCAGCGTGCGCCTGCCTTTCTTGGACTCACAGACCGGAGTAGCACAGAGCAACTGTTATATCTGGATGGAAAAGCGACACCGGGGTCCAG GATTGGCCTCTGGGCAGCTGTACTCCTACCCTGCCCGGCGCTGGCGGAAAAAGCGGCGAGCCCACCCTCCTGAGGATCCAAGACTCTCTTTCCCATCTATTAAACCAG ACACAGACCAGACCCTGAAGAAGGAGGGGCTGATCTCTCAGGACGGCAGTAGTTTAGAGGCTCTGTTGCGCACCGACCCCCTGGAGAAGCGAGGCGCCCCAGATCCCCGAGTTGATGATGACAGCCTGGGCGAGTTTCCTGTGACGAACAGTCGAGCACGGAAG CGGATCCTAGAACCGGATGACTTCCTGGATGACCTCGATGATGAGGACTATGAAGAAGACACTCCCAAGCGTCGGGGCAAGGGGAAGTCCAAG GGTAAAGGTGTGGGCAGTGCCCGTAAGAAGCTGGACGCTTCCATCCTGGAGGATCGAGATAAACCCTATGCCTGTGACA aTAGTTTCAAACAAAAGCATACCTCGAAAGCGCCCCAGAGAG TTTGTGGAAAACGTTACAAGAACCGACCAGGCCTCAGTTACCACTATGCCCACTCCCACTTGGCTGAGGAGGAGGGCGAGGACAAGGAAGACTCGCAGCCACCCACCCCGGTTTCCCAGAGGTCCGAGGAGCAGAAAT CCAAGAAGGGTCCCGATGGATTGGCCCTGCCCAACAACTACTGTGACTTCTGCCTGGGGGACTCCAAGATCAACAAGAAGACAGGACAGCCCGAGGAGCTGGTGTCCTGTTCTGACTGTGGCCGCTCAG GGCATCCGTCCTGCCTCCAGTTCACCCCCGTGATGATGGCAGCAGTGAAGACCTACCGCTGGCAGTGCATCGAGTGCAAGTGCTGCAACATCTGTGGCACCTCCGAGAACGAT GACCAGCTGCTCTTCTGTGATGACTGCGATCGTGGCTACCACATGTATTGTCTCACCCCGTCTATGTCTGAGCCTCCTGAAG GAAGTTGGAGCTGCCACTTGTGTCTGGACCTGCTGAAGGAGAAAGCTTCCATCTACCAGAATCAGAACTCCTCTTGA
- the DPF2 gene encoding zinc finger protein ubi-d4 isoform X1 — protein sequence MNFAMGSCPPWANTASSFNGLGEQYYKDAMEQCHNYNARLCAERSVRLPFLDSQTGVAQSNCYIWMEKRHRGPGLASGQLYSYPARRWRKKRRAHPPEDPRLSFPSIKPDTDQTLKKEGLISQDGSSLEALLRTDPLEKRGAPDPRVDDDSLGEFPVTNSRARKRILEPDDFLDDLDDEDYEEDTPKRRGKGKSKGKGVGSARKKLDASILEDRDKPYACDNSFKQKHTSKAPQRVCGKRYKNRPGLSYHYAHSHLAEEEGEDKEDSQPPTPVSQRSEEQKSKKGPDGLALPNNYCDFCLGDSKINKKTGQPEELVSCSDCGRSGHPSCLQFTPVMMAAVKTYRWQCIECKCCNICGTSENDDQLLFCDDCDRGYHMYCLTPSMSEPPEGSWSCHLCLDLLKEKASIYQNQNSS from the exons ATGAATTTTGCAATGGGTTCATGCCCCCCGTGGGCGAATACAGCAAGCTCCTTTAATGG CCTTGGGGAGCAGTATTACAAAGATGCAATGGAGCAGTGCCACAATTACAATGCCCGCCTCTGTGCTGAGCGCAGCGTGCGCCTGCCTTTCTTGGACTCACAGACCGGAGTAGCACAGAGCAACTGTTATATCTGGATGGAAAAGCGACACCGGGGTCCAG GATTGGCCTCTGGGCAGCTGTACTCCTACCCTGCCCGGCGCTGGCGGAAAAAGCGGCGAGCCCACCCTCCTGAGGATCCAAGACTCTCTTTCCCATCTATTAAACCAG ACACAGACCAGACCCTGAAGAAGGAGGGGCTGATCTCTCAGGACGGCAGTAGTTTAGAGGCTCTGTTGCGCACCGACCCCCTGGAGAAGCGAGGCGCCCCAGATCCCCGAGTTGATGATGACAGCCTGGGCGAGTTTCCTGTGACGAACAGTCGAGCACGGAAG CGGATCCTAGAACCGGATGACTTCCTGGATGACCTCGATGATGAGGACTATGAAGAAGACACTCCCAAGCGTCGGGGCAAGGGGAAGTCCAAG GGTAAAGGTGTGGGCAGTGCCCGTAAGAAGCTGGACGCTTCCATCCTGGAGGATCGAGATAAACCCTATGCCTGTGACA aTAGTTTCAAACAAAAGCATACCTCGAAAGCGCCCCAGAGAG TTTGTGGAAAACGTTACAAGAACCGACCAGGCCTCAGTTACCACTATGCCCACTCCCACTTGGCTGAGGAGGAGGGCGAGGACAAGGAAGACTCGCAGCCACCCACCCCGGTTTCCCAGAGGTCCGAGGAGCAGAAAT CCAAGAAGGGTCCCGATGGATTGGCCCTGCCCAACAACTACTGTGACTTCTGCCTGGGGGACTCCAAGATCAACAAGAAGACAGGACAGCCCGAGGAGCTGGTGTCCTGTTCTGACTGTGGCCGCTCAG GGCATCCGTCCTGCCTCCAGTTCACCCCCGTGATGATGGCAGCAGTGAAGACCTACCGCTGGCAGTGCATCGAGTGCAAGTGCTGCAACATCTGTGGCACCTCCGAGAACGAT GACCAGCTGCTCTTCTGTGATGACTGCGATCGTGGCTACCACATGTATTGTCTCACCCCGTCTATGTCTGAGCCTCCTGAAG GAAGTTGGAGCTGCCACTTGTGTCTGGACCTGCTGAAGGAGAAAGCTTCCATCTACCAGAATCAGAACTCCTCTTGA
- the DPF2 gene encoding zinc finger protein ubi-d4 isoform X6, translating to MNFAMGSCPPWANTASSFNGLGEQYYKDAMEQCHNYNARLCAERSVRLPFLDSQTGVAQSNCYIWMEKRHRGPGLASGQLYSYPARRWRKKRRAHPPEDPRLSFPSIKPDTDQTLKKEGLISQDGSSLEALLRTDPLEKRGAPDPRVDDDSLGEFPVTNSRARKRILEPDDFLDDLDDEDYEEDTPKRRGKGKSKGKGVGSARKKLDASILEDRDKPYACDNSFKQKHTSKAPQRVCGKRYKNRPGLSYHYAHSHLAEEEGEDKEDSQPPTPVSQRSEEQKSKKGPDGLALPNNYCDFCLGDSKINKKTGQPEELVSCSDCGRSGTSNPGPGQP from the exons ATGAATTTTGCAATGGGTTCATGCCCCCCGTGGGCGAATACAGCAAGCTCCTTTAATGG CCTTGGGGAGCAGTATTACAAAGATGCAATGGAGCAGTGCCACAATTACAATGCCCGCCTCTGTGCTGAGCGCAGCGTGCGCCTGCCTTTCTTGGACTCACAGACCGGAGTAGCACAGAGCAACTGTTATATCTGGATGGAAAAGCGACACCGGGGTCCAG GATTGGCCTCTGGGCAGCTGTACTCCTACCCTGCCCGGCGCTGGCGGAAAAAGCGGCGAGCCCACCCTCCTGAGGATCCAAGACTCTCTTTCCCATCTATTAAACCAG ACACAGACCAGACCCTGAAGAAGGAGGGGCTGATCTCTCAGGACGGCAGTAGTTTAGAGGCTCTGTTGCGCACCGACCCCCTGGAGAAGCGAGGCGCCCCAGATCCCCGAGTTGATGATGACAGCCTGGGCGAGTTTCCTGTGACGAACAGTCGAGCACGGAAG CGGATCCTAGAACCGGATGACTTCCTGGATGACCTCGATGATGAGGACTATGAAGAAGACACTCCCAAGCGTCGGGGCAAGGGGAAGTCCAAG GGTAAAGGTGTGGGCAGTGCCCGTAAGAAGCTGGACGCTTCCATCCTGGAGGATCGAGATAAACCCTATGCCTGTGACA aTAGTTTCAAACAAAAGCATACCTCGAAAGCGCCCCAGAGAG TTTGTGGAAAACGTTACAAGAACCGACCAGGCCTCAGTTACCACTATGCCCACTCCCACTTGGCTGAGGAGGAGGGCGAGGACAAGGAAGACTCGCAGCCACCCACCCCGGTTTCCCAGAGGTCCGAGGAGCAGAAAT CCAAGAAGGGTCCCGATGGATTGGCCCTGCCCAACAACTACTGTGACTTCTGCCTGGGGGACTCCAAGATCAACAAGAAGACAGGACAGCCCGAGGAGCTGGTGTCCTGTTCTGACTGTGGCCGCTCAGGTACCTCCAACCCAGGGCCAGGGCAGCCCTAG
- the DPF2 gene encoding zinc finger protein ubi-d4 isoform X4: MNFAMGSCPPWANTASSFNGLGEQYYKDAMEQCHNYNARLCAERSVRLPFLDSQTGVAQSNCYIWMEKRHRGPGLASGQLYSYPARRWRKKRRAHPPEDPRLSFPSIKPDTDQTLKKEGLISQDGSSLEALLRTDPLEKRGAPDPRVDDDSLGEFPVTNSRARKRILEPDDFLDDLDDEDYEEDTPKRRGKGKSKGKGVGSARKKLDASILEDRDKPYACDICGKRYKNRPGLSYHYAHSHLAEEEGEDKEDSQPPTPVSQRSEEQKSKKGPDGLALPNNYCDFCLGDSKINKKTGQPEELVSCSDCGRSGHPSCLQFTPVMMAAVKTYRWQCIECKCCNICGTSENDDQLLFCDDCDRGYHMYCLTPSMSEPPEGSWSCHLCLDLLKEKASIYQNQNSS; the protein is encoded by the exons ATGAATTTTGCAATGGGTTCATGCCCCCCGTGGGCGAATACAGCAAGCTCCTTTAATGG CCTTGGGGAGCAGTATTACAAAGATGCAATGGAGCAGTGCCACAATTACAATGCCCGCCTCTGTGCTGAGCGCAGCGTGCGCCTGCCTTTCTTGGACTCACAGACCGGAGTAGCACAGAGCAACTGTTATATCTGGATGGAAAAGCGACACCGGGGTCCAG GATTGGCCTCTGGGCAGCTGTACTCCTACCCTGCCCGGCGCTGGCGGAAAAAGCGGCGAGCCCACCCTCCTGAGGATCCAAGACTCTCTTTCCCATCTATTAAACCAG ACACAGACCAGACCCTGAAGAAGGAGGGGCTGATCTCTCAGGACGGCAGTAGTTTAGAGGCTCTGTTGCGCACCGACCCCCTGGAGAAGCGAGGCGCCCCAGATCCCCGAGTTGATGATGACAGCCTGGGCGAGTTTCCTGTGACGAACAGTCGAGCACGGAAG CGGATCCTAGAACCGGATGACTTCCTGGATGACCTCGATGATGAGGACTATGAAGAAGACACTCCCAAGCGTCGGGGCAAGGGGAAGTCCAAG GGTAAAGGTGTGGGCAGTGCCCGTAAGAAGCTGGACGCTTCCATCCTGGAGGATCGAGATAAACCCTATGCCTGTGACA TTTGTGGAAAACGTTACAAGAACCGACCAGGCCTCAGTTACCACTATGCCCACTCCCACTTGGCTGAGGAGGAGGGCGAGGACAAGGAAGACTCGCAGCCACCCACCCCGGTTTCCCAGAGGTCCGAGGAGCAGAAAT CCAAGAAGGGTCCCGATGGATTGGCCCTGCCCAACAACTACTGTGACTTCTGCCTGGGGGACTCCAAGATCAACAAGAAGACAGGACAGCCCGAGGAGCTGGTGTCCTGTTCTGACTGTGGCCGCTCAG GGCATCCGTCCTGCCTCCAGTTCACCCCCGTGATGATGGCAGCAGTGAAGACCTACCGCTGGCAGTGCATCGAGTGCAAGTGCTGCAACATCTGTGGCACCTCCGAGAACGAT GACCAGCTGCTCTTCTGTGATGACTGCGATCGTGGCTACCACATGTATTGTCTCACCCCGTCTATGTCTGAGCCTCCTGAAG GAAGTTGGAGCTGCCACTTGTGTCTGGACCTGCTGAAGGAGAAAGCTTCCATCTACCAGAATCAGAACTCCTCTTGA
- the DPF2 gene encoding zinc finger protein ubi-d4 isoform X2 — translation MNFAMGSCPPWANTASSFNGLGEQYYKDAMEQCHNYNARLCAERSVRLPFLDSQTGVAQSNCYIWMEKRHRGPGLASGQLYSYPARRWRKKRRAHPPEDPRLSFPSIKPDTDQTLKKEGLISQDGSSLEALLRTDPLEKRGAPDPRVDDDSLGEFPVTNSRARKILEPDDFLDDLDDEDYEEDTPKRRGKGKSKGKGVGSARKKLDASILEDRDKPYACDNSFKQKHTSKAPQRVCGKRYKNRPGLSYHYAHSHLAEEEGEDKEDSQPPTPVSQRSEEQKSKKGPDGLALPNNYCDFCLGDSKINKKTGQPEELVSCSDCGRSGHPSCLQFTPVMMAAVKTYRWQCIECKCCNICGTSENDDQLLFCDDCDRGYHMYCLTPSMSEPPEGSWSCHLCLDLLKEKASIYQNQNSS, via the exons ATGAATTTTGCAATGGGTTCATGCCCCCCGTGGGCGAATACAGCAAGCTCCTTTAATGG CCTTGGGGAGCAGTATTACAAAGATGCAATGGAGCAGTGCCACAATTACAATGCCCGCCTCTGTGCTGAGCGCAGCGTGCGCCTGCCTTTCTTGGACTCACAGACCGGAGTAGCACAGAGCAACTGTTATATCTGGATGGAAAAGCGACACCGGGGTCCAG GATTGGCCTCTGGGCAGCTGTACTCCTACCCTGCCCGGCGCTGGCGGAAAAAGCGGCGAGCCCACCCTCCTGAGGATCCAAGACTCTCTTTCCCATCTATTAAACCAG ACACAGACCAGACCCTGAAGAAGGAGGGGCTGATCTCTCAGGACGGCAGTAGTTTAGAGGCTCTGTTGCGCACCGACCCCCTGGAGAAGCGAGGCGCCCCAGATCCCCGAGTTGATGATGACAGCCTGGGCGAGTTTCCTGTGACGAACAGTCGAGCACGGAAG ATCCTAGAACCGGATGACTTCCTGGATGACCTCGATGATGAGGACTATGAAGAAGACACTCCCAAGCGTCGGGGCAAGGGGAAGTCCAAG GGTAAAGGTGTGGGCAGTGCCCGTAAGAAGCTGGACGCTTCCATCCTGGAGGATCGAGATAAACCCTATGCCTGTGACA aTAGTTTCAAACAAAAGCATACCTCGAAAGCGCCCCAGAGAG TTTGTGGAAAACGTTACAAGAACCGACCAGGCCTCAGTTACCACTATGCCCACTCCCACTTGGCTGAGGAGGAGGGCGAGGACAAGGAAGACTCGCAGCCACCCACCCCGGTTTCCCAGAGGTCCGAGGAGCAGAAAT CCAAGAAGGGTCCCGATGGATTGGCCCTGCCCAACAACTACTGTGACTTCTGCCTGGGGGACTCCAAGATCAACAAGAAGACAGGACAGCCCGAGGAGCTGGTGTCCTGTTCTGACTGTGGCCGCTCAG GGCATCCGTCCTGCCTCCAGTTCACCCCCGTGATGATGGCAGCAGTGAAGACCTACCGCTGGCAGTGCATCGAGTGCAAGTGCTGCAACATCTGTGGCACCTCCGAGAACGAT GACCAGCTGCTCTTCTGTGATGACTGCGATCGTGGCTACCACATGTATTGTCTCACCCCGTCTATGTCTGAGCCTCCTGAAG GAAGTTGGAGCTGCCACTTGTGTCTGGACCTGCTGAAGGAGAAAGCTTCCATCTACCAGAATCAGAACTCCTCTTGA
- the TIGD3 gene encoding tigger transposable element-derived protein 3: MELCSKKKLHALSLAEKIQVLELLDESKMSQSEVARRFQVSQPQISRICKNKEKLLADWCSGTANRERKRKRESKYSGIDEALLCWYHIAQAKAWDVTGPMLLHKAKELADIMGQDFVPSIGWLVRWKRRNNVGFGARHVVAPPFTPEPPPPAPTPQAQLPLSLKDFSPEDIFGCAEVPLLYRAVPGRVGVCDRVQVLLCANSRGTEKRRVLVSGLQAAPRCFFGVSSEALPASYHPDLAIPWSEWLAQFDRDMGRQGRQVALLLAARVVEELAGLPGLGHVKLLPLSAASTTPSLPSSVVQAFKAHYRRRLLGKLAAAQSERAGTSLAEAGAGITVLDALHMAAAAWAKVPLQLIVSSFVQEGLAPGKTPLAPHKASEMPPVPGGLSLEEFSRFVDLEGEEPVSGGCKEEVGTEDQEGGGEDGFEPLPTKADALRALGTLRRWFECNGTAPELFENFYACEEEVERLCCL; encoded by the coding sequence ATGGAGCTGTGCAGCAAGAAGAAGCTTCACGCCCTGTCCCTGGCCGAGAAGATCCAGGTGCTGGAACTGCTGGATGAGTCCAAGATGTCCCAGTCGGAGGTGGCCCGGCGCTTCCAGGTCTCCCAGCCCCAGATCTCCCGCATCTGCAAGAATAAGGAGAAGCTGCTGGCGGACTGGTGCAGTGGCACGGCCAACCGGGAGCGCAAACGCAAGCGGGAGTCCAAGTACAGCGGGATCGATGAGGCTCTGCTCTGCTGGTACCACATTGCCCAGGCCAAGGCCTGGGACGTGACGGGGCCCATGCTGCTCCACAAAGCCAAGGAGCTGGCCGACATCATGGGCCAGGACTTTGTGCCCAGCATCGGCTGGCTGGTCCGCTGGAAACGCCGAAACAACGTGGGCTTCGGGGCCCGCCATGTAGTGGCGCCTCCGTTCACCCCTGAGCCGCCTCCCCCAGCTCCCACGCCTCAGGCCCAGCTGCCTCTTTCTCTTAAAGATTTCTCCCCAGAGGACATTTTTGGGTGTGCTGAAGTGCCCTTGCTATATCGGGCAGTGCCCGGCAGAGTGGGTGTGTGTGATCGGGTACAGGTGCTGCTGTGTGCCAACAGCAGGGGCACAGAGAAACGGCGGGTGTTGGTCAGTGGGCTCCAGGCTGCCCCAAGATGCTTCTTTGGGGTCAGCAGTGAGGCCCTGCCCGCCTCCTACCACCCTGACCTGGCCATCCCCTGGTCAGAATGGTTGGCACAGTTTGATCGGGACATGGGGCGGCAGGGCCGACAGGTAGCCTTGCTGCTGGCTGCCCGAGTGGTGGAGGAGTTGGCAGGCCTGCCCGGGCTCGGCCACGTGAAGCTCTTGCCTCTGTCCGCTGCTAGCACCACGCCTTCCCTGCCCAGCTCCGTGGTCCAGGCCTTTAAGGCCCATTACCGGCGCCGTCTGTTGGGCAAGCTGGCTGCCGCCCAGAGCGAGAGGGCTGGCACATCGCTAGCTGAGGCCGGGGCAGGCATCACAGTGCTGGACGCTCTACACATGGCAGCAGCGGCCTGGGCCAAGGTGCCTCTCCAGCTCATCGTGAGCAGCTTTGTTCAGGAAGGGCTGGCTCCAGGCAAAACGCCCCTGGCCCCGCACAAAGCCTCGGAGATGCCACCCGTCCCCGGTGGGCTGAGCCTCGAGGAGTTTTCCCGCTTTGTGGACCTGGAGGGTGAGGAGCCTGTGTCTGGAGGGTGCAAAGAGGAGGTGGGCACTGAAGACCAGGAGGGGGGCGGAGAGGACGGCTTCGAGCCCCTGCCCACCAAAGCCGACGCCCTCCGGGCTCTGGGCACGTTGAGGAGGTGGTTTGAGTGCAATGGCACCGCCCCTGAGCTATTTGAAAATTTCTACGCCTGTGAGGAGGAGGTGGAGCGACTTTGCTGCCTGTGA